Below is a window of Pirellulales bacterium DNA.
GCTCCATGCGCTTCCACTGCTCGGTGAATTCCACGTTGTGCGTGCTGGCCACGGCGAGCTGTAAAGACCGTTTGACGTCGAGTGCGGCGCCCAGCGTAATGTGGAGCGTCCAAGCAAAGCGTGCCACCGCCAAGGTTCGCAGCGCGTCGCCCAGCATGGGAAGGCGCAGGGCCAGGCGTTGAATGGGGTGGGTCCACATCTGTCCGGTCCGCGCTGCGCGGTAGAACAAAAATAATCCCACCCCCACCAGCGCGAGAAACATCAGGTAGACCACTAACCCGCCGACGCCCGTCAAGCCCAAGCCCAACAGATCGGTTTTTGTGCCGGTGATGTTGGTGATGGTCGCCGACATCCAAATCAAAAACCCAATGACCGCCAGCGCCATGGCCAGTTCCATCAGCGGCCAGGTAATCGTGGTCAAAAACATCCGCCGCAGGGCAAGTTGCTCGTCGTAATGCTCGGCCAGTTGTTTGAGTACTTCCGGCAAATGTCCAGTTTGTTCGCCCACGGAAACGACTTCTCGCACCAATACGGGAAAGTAGTCGCCAGTTTCCTGCATGGCCACGGTGACGGTCGAACCGGTGTTGACCATGCCGGACATGGTTTCGATCCGCTCGCGGAGGGCCGGGGACGAACGCCGCGCCTCGCTGCCCAGCGCCTTGCGAATGTCGATCCCCGCCGCTAGAGACATCGATAGGCGGCGCAGAAAATCCGCCAATGTTTTGGTTGACGGCCGCGGAGCAAATAATTGGGCAAACGGCATTGCGCAGCTCGGGCAAAGGCACGGATGGGACGGAACAGGCCAAGCGAGTTGCCTACTGCCAAGCATATCTAGCAGATATGTCACGGAACAGGGTGCGACCGCGCCCAAGTGTGCGCTGCAGCCGGCACTCTCGAAGCGGAGCCTTATCGGCCGATGCCAATGAAGAAGCTGAAGTTTTGGATTTGGTCGCCCGGCGCACTGGCGACAGGGAAGGCCAGGTCCAATGCAATGGGCGCGGGACCCATCGCCGGAACGTTGATGCGTAAACCAAAGCCTGGCGATACGCGGATATTGCCCCAACGGACATCGGGCTCCACGGTGCCGAAATCACAGAATACGACGCCTCGTAACGCATCGTCCGCGGTAATCGGGAACAGGTATTCGGCGGTGCCCAGCAACATGAAGTCGCCGCCGACGCCCACGCCGTCGGACGCGCGGGGCGTGACTCCGCGGAAGGCAAAGCCGCGCAACGTGCTAAAACCACCCGCGTAGTAGGCGTCGTAAATGGGCGTGTCGGGGCCGCTGATATCCATCTGTGCGCCAAGCCCAATTACGTGGCGGCCCGAACCGTCGGCCCGTTCGTGCAACAGAAAATACTGCTGCCCTTGCACGTCAACGCGCGGGTACTGGAACGAGCCCACCACTTCTTCAAAGGTGGCGGAAACCAAATGGCCTTCGGTCGGCAGGAACGGGCTGTCGCGGGTATCGTGCGACATGCCCACCGAGAAGCCGTACAAATCGTTGTTGCCCAGCACTTCTTGCAATTGAGGGGGGGGGCTGGCCACGGCGTTGTAAATTTGCACTTGTTCGCCGCGGAAGCCAATCGTGCCTTTCAGGTCGGGAGTGAAGGCATAACCCAAACTGGTTGTACCGCCGACGCGGCCTTCCGTCCAACTGTCATAAATTCGGGTGAAGTAGTAAGCCGAAATACTGAACTGCACGGGCGTATCGAAAATGTACGGATCGCGGAATGTGACCGCGTAGCGCTGCAATTCGGTGCCTGGTTCGGCCTCCAAGCGGAACTGCTGTCCGCCGCCCCGCCAAGCGGTGCCGTTGGTAATATCGTCCCACGACCGGGGCAACCGGGTGATATCGAAGTTTTGCTCGTCCAAGACAAAGTTGCCCACCAGGCCCGCGTCGGAGTTTATGCCGGCGCCAATCATCAACCGGCCGGTCATCGTTTCCTGGGCCGTGACGTTGATGTCGGTTACCGCGTCCCCTTCCGGAATGACTTGATAACCGACGTTGCCCGGCGGCTGCGGCGGCGCTTGCGGTGCAACACCCGGCGCGGGAAGTGTGCCGTAGCCTGTCGGCGGCGCGCCATAAGCGGGAGGCGGGACCGCACTATTGCCTGCATAACCCGGTCCGAAGGCGTTTCCGCCGCTGGTGGCAAAGCCCGGCGGATAACTATTGGGCTGCCCCGGCTGAGAGTAAGCCGGCGCCGTACTCGCTGGAGCTGACGGTTGTGCCATCGGCGGCGAATAAGCCGGTACGGGCGGTGAACTCGAGGGGGGCAAACCGCCACCTTGATATTGTGCGTTGAAGGCCGGCGTCGAGCTGCCGCCGTAAACTGCGTTGGAATACAGACCGGCCGCCGGTGCAGACGTGGCCGGTGGAGTTGCCATTACGGCCGGTGAGCCGCCAACGGGCGGCGGAGCATAAATCGGCGCTGTGGTAGCGGTGGGCGGATACGTTGCCGGAGAGTACGAAGTGGGCGGCGCGGCAGAATAGGCGCCGGGCTGCGTTGCCGACGATAATGGGGTCATCGCCGTGCTAGGCGACATGGGCTGCGCTCCCGGCGGCAAATAACTGGGCGTGGAACTGCCCGCCGGAACGTTCCATGCGGAGCGGGCTTGATCGCCCGTCGGCGTGTTGTAGCTGGACCAATCGGAATTCGAGGCCGCCGAGTTGGCGCTGCCATAGCCGGAACCAGGACTTTGGAACCGCGCTTGTTGAATATTGTGATCCGCGGGCCGCACCACCGGCTGCTGCTGCGGCGCGTAGATGTCGACTTCGTTTCCGTCGGAATCCAGCGTGCGCGTGATGTCGAGCACCACTTCATCATCGTCGGGCGCTTGTCCACGATAGCTGTCGTATCCGCCGCCGGCTGGATAACCGGGGCCCGAACCGACTCCGCCCCCATAGCCGTTTCCGTTTCCATAACCGCCCGGACTGTAATCGCCACCCGATCCAGCACCGCTGCCGTAGCCGCCGCTGCCAAAGCCTCCCACATGAGCGCCTCGCCGGCTGGGAGGGGTGTCAGGCTTTTGCGCGACGGCGTCGGCATCGTCGGGATTGGAGTCGGGCTTGTTGAAGGCAATTTTCGGAGCGCCCCCCTTGCTGGGATCGACATTGAACAGGGCACTGGCGCGCAAGCGGCGTTCGTCTTCGCGAATTTTCTTCGTGTCGACAATATCGCCGGGGTGCAGCGACAGCCGGTCATAAATGGTGGAGTGCTTGGTGTGCGGATCGTCGCCGGCGATGTTCACGTTGATTTTTCCCACGCGGTAGCGCTTGCCTTCGCTGACGTTGTAAACCAAGTCCATTTGGGGCTGGTCTTCCAGCAGGCGTGTTTCCGCCTGGACATCGGAAAAAATGTAGCCGTGCGTGCCATACACGTCGCGGATGGCGACCAGATCGTGATCGAGCGTGGTCTGGTTGAACGGTTTGCCGCTCGTCTGTT
It encodes the following:
- a CDS encoding BamA/TamA family outer membrane protein, which encodes MVALRRRLIVGSLALAAGLMLALRPSFAQNSYDGGSAYPLPPSATASGGQLSPLPSYSPLPSYAPPPSSAPSSLSAPPASYAQPAPFGRPETTTAPIAGYVPPTSNSLTPTQAAAEGPSYLPPTRPAAAPSSSAPLTTPSVAGNLPQTSAVGTYGTVPMMASRTPATAPNLAASSTGAAASSTDTAGVSKLPSYTAPAMADPGPPNGPAGSSDAGNPQSGETIVREVRVEGNHTTPVAKMPKLSTRVGQPFDPRLVQEDVRALASSRKFLDVRSQFQAVPDGIVVIFQVVERPTIEEVKFVGNQDVRTQTLRKKSELEKGQPLDPYAIEEARRRVEAYYHETGYNHVVITTLEGDKPNDRKAVFLVDEGQEQRVLWVSFQGNTIASAARLRTQISIKPGVLWLFGGKVDRKKIDDDVQKLYAYYRGLGFFRAKISPDLQYNEANDWLSLNYIIDEGPRFTIRNVSFIGNEKFQVGDLNKGLEQTSGKPFNQTTLDHDLVAIRDVYGTHGYIFSDVQAETRLLEDQPQMDLVYNVSEGKRYRVGKINVNIAGDDPHTKHSTIYDRLSLHPGDIVDTKKIREDERRLRASALFNVDPSKGGAPKIAFNKPDSNPDDADAVAQKPDTPPSRRGAHVGGFGSGGYGSGAGSGGDYSPGGYGNGNGYGGGVGSGPGYPAGGGYDSYRGQAPDDDEVVLDITRTLDSDGNEVDIYAPQQQPVVRPADHNIQQARFQSPGSGYGSANSAASNSDWSSYNTPTGDQARSAWNVPAGSSTPSYLPPGAQPMSPSTAMTPLSSATQPGAYSAAPPTSYSPATYPPTATTAPIYAPPPVGGSPAVMATPPATSAPAAGLYSNAVYGGSSTPAFNAQYQGGGLPPSSSPPVPAYSPPMAQPSAPASTAPAYSQPGQPNSYPPGFATSGGNAFGPGYAGNSAVPPPAYGAPPTGYGTLPAPGVAPQAPPQPPGNVGYQVIPEGDAVTDINVTAQETMTGRLMIGAGINSDAGLVGNFVLDEQNFDITRLPRSWDDITNGTAWRGGGQQFRLEAEPGTELQRYAVTFRDPYIFDTPVQFSISAYYFTRIYDSWTEGRVGGTTSLGYAFTPDLKGTIGFRGEQVQIYNAVASPPPQLQEVLGNNDLYGFSVGMSHDTRDSPFLPTEGHLVSATFEEVVGSFQYPRVDVQGQQYFLLHERADGSGRHVIGLGAQMDISGPDTPIYDAYYAGGFSTLRGFAFRGVTPRASDGVGVGGDFMLLGTAEYLFPITADDALRGVVFCDFGTVEPDVRWGNIRVSPGFGLRINVPAMGPAPIALDLAFPVASAPGDQIQNFSFFIGIGR
- a CDS encoding type II secretion system F family protein — its product is MPFAQLFAPRPSTKTLADFLRRLSMSLAAGIDIRKALGSEARRSSPALRERIETMSGMVNTGSTVTVAMQETGDYFPVLVREVVSVGEQTGHLPEVLKQLAEHYDEQLALRRMFLTTITWPLMELAMALAVIGFLIWMSATITNITGTKTDLLGLGLTGVGGLVVYLMFLALVGVGLFLFYRAARTGQMWTHPIQRLALRLPMLGDALRTLAVARFAWTLHITLGAALDVKRSLQLAVASTHNVEFTEQWKRMEQVIARGHPIYEALTEAGVFPIELVHAVQVGEESGRLVESLEILARQQLEAARTAFAIFTRLAGWGVWCLVAGLITVLIFRLAGDYLGNINQAMKGLKG